Within the Paracoccus everestensis genome, the region GCAGGCGCGGCATTCGCCGACGGATGCCCGCCGGGCTGATCCCGCATCTGGGGTCGCAATGGTGGTGCCTGACGGCGCGCACCCTGCGCGCCATTCTGGACGATCCGCAACGGCCCGCCTTTGACCGATTTTTCCGGTTCACCTGGATTCCCGACGAAAGCTATTTCCAGACTTTGGTGCGGCGCCATTCCACCAAGCTGGAAAGCTGGTCATTGACCATGGCCAAGTTCGATCACACCGGACGGCCTTATTCGCTTTATGACGACCATATCGACATGCTGGTCGAATCACGCTGTTTCGTGGCACGCAAGGTCTGGCCGGGGGCATCGAGGCTGTTGTCGCATTTCCCGCTGCCCGACCAGGGCCAGCCCCAGGTCGATCCACCCCAGCCCGCGCGGATTTCGCGCATTATCAACCAGACGGTGCATCGCCGCGTGCTTGGCCGGCCGGGCCTGTATATGCAAAGCCGCTTTCCCCGCAAGGACGCCGAGAACGGCAAGACCTCGGCCCCTTATGCGGTGATCCAAGGCCTGTCGGACATCTTTCCGGGGTTCGAGGATTGGCTGCGCGGGCATCTGTCCTGCCAGGTCCACGGCCATCTGCTGGGACCGGAAGGGGTGGAATTCGCAGAGCGTGCCCGCATCGGTCCGGGTGCGATCTCGGCGGACCCGCTAATCCGCGACCGCGATCCGCAGGGGTTCCTGACATCCCTGATCCGCATCACCGACCGGATGCAGGCGTTCCAGTTCAGCCCGCGCGACAATCAGGCGCTGAACTGGTTCATCGCCACCGATCCCAATGCCCATATGCTGGTCGTGTCCGGCGCATGGAAGCTGCCCCTGCTGCATTCGGGGATGCCCTTCGACGACGTGCGCCGGGTCTTTGCCCAGCTGCAGCGGACCGAGCTTGAGCAGCTGGAGGTGCTGAATTCCGTCTGGGTCCGCGCGCGCCTGCATCATCACGACCTGGGCGAATTCTTGTTGAACCCCCGGCCGATCCTTCAGGATTTCCTGTTGCAGATCGACCCGCATTCCGCGCCCGTGACCATGCTGCCCGCGATGCGCGACCTGACGGGGCTGGACGGGATGCTGCGGCGGCTGCGCAACTCCGGCCTGCGCCCGCGCCTGACGGGCGAGGATCTGCCCCCCATCGAACTGCTGACCACTGAAAGGGCGGCTGCCGAATGACCCAGGGGTTCCGCAGCTTTGTCATCTTTGCCGGGATGCGCACCGGGTCCAACCTGCTGGAGGCGACCCTGAACGCCGTCAAGCGCGTCACCTGCTTTGGCGAGGCGTTCAATCCCTATATGATGGGCTGGCCCGGCAAGGACGAGATGCTGGGGATCACCCGCGCCGCGCGCGAGGCGGATCCCCTGTCCCTGCTGGCGAAGCTGACCGACAAGCCGGGGCATCTGCCGGGGTTCCGCTATTTCCACGACCACGATCCCCGCGTGCTGGAACCCACCATCCAGGACCGGGGCTGCGCCAAGATCATCCTGACGCGCAATCCGCTGGACAGCTATGTCTCGACGCGGCTGGCCTGGGAAACGAACCAATGGAAGCTGAACGAGTCGGAAACGCCGATTCCGGCCCGCATCACTTATGACGGCGACGAATTCCGCCGGACCCTGTCCGAGGCCGAGGAGTTTCGCCGCCATGTCGTCAGCCGCTTGCAGGCGACGGGACAGACGGCGTTCCATCTGGGTTTCGACGATCTGCGCGACGGCGATGTGATCACGGGTCTGCTGCACTGGCTGGGCCGCACCGATCTGGCGCGCGTGGAACCGGCCCGCGACCAGGTGCCCCAAAACCCGCAGGAACTGGCGCAGAAGGTCGCCAATTTCGACGCGATGCAGGCCGATCTGCGCGACATGGATCCGTTCCTGCTGCACCGCCTGCCCGTGTTCGAACCACGGCGCGGGCCTGCCGTGCCCAGTTTCCTGGGGGCGGGCGCGGGACGGGGCCTGCTGTTCATGCCGGTCAAGGGCGGGCCGGAACAGGCGATCCGGGATTGGCTGGACAGGCTGGGCCCGGTCGCGGACGGCTTTACCCAATCGACCCTGCGCCAATGGAAACGCGCCCGTTCCGGCCATCGCAGCTTTACGGTCCTGCGCCACCCCCTTTTGCGGGCATGGGAGGCCTTTGACCACCTCCTGGCTCGGGGCAATCCCGAACAGCGCGAGGTGCTGCGCCGTCTCCACCGCGTGGCCCTGCCGCCAGACGATGCGCTTGCCGCCCTGACGGGCGACGCGCGCATCGCCGTATTCGCCGATTTCCTTGGATTCCTGCGGCGAAACCTGAATGGCCAGACATCGCTGCCCACCCATCCGACATGGGCCAGCCAGACCGAGGTTCTGTCGGGATTTGCCCGTTTTGCCACCCCTGATACCAACGGCATTATCCACTGACCTGCGCCCAATCGCGTGAGGTGATTGAAGCGACGCGTTCCGGCATTGCGAGGAGGGTGTTCCAGGCATCGCAGCAGACGTCGACAATGGCGTCGTAGCTGTCGAAGACCCGGTTCGCGAGGGTGTTCTGACGGAGGAACTGCCAGAGGTTCTCGACCGGGTTCAGTTCCGGACTGTAAGGTGGCAGTGGCAGCAGGCTGATGTTGGGCGGGATGATGAGGTCTGTGGAGCTGTGCCAGCCGGCGCCATCGAGAACAAGGAGCGCGTGTGCACCGGGCGATACCTGCCCGCTGATTTCGGCCAGGTGGGCGTTCATCGCCTCCGTGTTCGCGTAGGGCATGACGAGCGCCGCACCGATCCTGCGGGCCGGGCAGACCGCCCCGAAGATGTAGGCCCAGGCGTAGCGGCAGTCTTTTGGCGCCCGCGGGCGTGTGCCCTTTCTCGCCCACACGCGTGTCAATGTTCCCTGCTGGCCCACCCTGGCCTCATCTTGGAACCAAATCTCCAAGGGCTTTCCTTGCGCTTCGTTAGGCAAGGCTGCGCGCGCCAGTTCGGCAAAGTTTTTTATATACCGCTTGCGCTTCGCCATCGGCCTGCGGATGGCGCGGCCGGACTGAGAGACGCGCAAAGCCGAGCCGGTGAAGGATCGCGCTCATGGTCCTCTCCGCCACGCGAATGCCAAACCGCTGGTCAACCACGTTGCAGAGGTCAATCCGACGCCAACGCACGACCTTATCCGTCGACGGGTCAGGCCCCGTTTCGACGATCACGGCAAGTTCGCGCATCTGCTCGGCGCTGAGCCGCGCTGGCCGCCCGGAAAGCGGCCGATCGCCAAGGCCGGCCAGCCCTTCGGCATTGTAACGATGAACCCAGTCACGCAGCGTCTGCCGATCCATACCGCAGCTTTGTGCCGCTTCCGTCCGGCTTCGCCCGTCAAGCACATGCGCCAGCGCAAGCATCCGGCGCGACGCTCGCGCGTCCTTCACTTGAGCCGCCTCCCGCCGCAGATCCGATGCTGAAAGGTCCGTGCGTGTGATGCCCACTGCCATCCTGATCCTCCTCCGCCTTGCAAGGGAGTGAATCAGAGGTCGGCCGCAAAGCAAACCATCTTCAGAGTCGATGGTTCATGCCGCTGGTATGACATGGTGGTCAGGGAAGACCGCCTGACCGAGGATCTGGACCATTTGTCCCGCATGGCAGGCATTGCCGATGCAAAGCTGGAAACGGTTGCGCCTGCCCCCGTGCCGGACGCGCTGCGCGACAAGGCCCTGATTGACGCCGCGCAGGCTGCATACCTGCGCGACTATGTCACTTTCGGCTTTGACCCGATGCCCTAGCCCTTCAGCAGCGCGGCCAGTTCCGCCTGCTTTTCGCGCACCAGATCCGCATCGCCATCGGATTCCAGGTTCAGCCGCACCACCGGCTCGGTGTTGGACTTGCGCAGGTTGAAGCGCCAGTTTCCGAAATCCAGAGACACGCCGTCCAGGTCGTCGCGGCTGTCGGCGTGGGGTTCGTAGTTCTCGATCAGCCGGGCAATCGCCGCGTCGGGGTCGTCGATGTGATAGTTCGTCTCACCGGATGACGGGTAAAGTCGCATCCGCTCCTCCAGCAGTTCGGCCAGCGTCTTGCCCTTGCGCGACAGCAGCTCGATCATCAGCAGCCAGGGGATCATGCCGCTGTCGCAGTAATAGAAGTCGCGGAAATAATGATGCGCCGACATCTCTCCGCCATAGATCGCGCCCACGTCGCGCATCTTGCGCTTGATGAAGGCGTGGCCGGTCTTGCTGACGACCGCCTGCCCGCCCGCTTCCTCGATCATGGCGCGGGTGTTCATGATGACGCGGGGGTCGTGGACGATCTTTTCGCCGGGTGATTTTTCCAGGAAGGCCGCGCCCAGCAGGCCGACGATATATTCGCCGGGAATGAAGCGGCCGTTTTCGTCGAAAAAGAAGCAGCGGTCGAAATCGCCGTCCCAGGCCACGCCCAGATCGGCCTTTTCCGCCTTCATCCGCTCGACCGTGGGGGGTTGGTTCTCGTCCAGAAGCGGATTGGGGATTCCATTCGGAAAGCTGGAATCGACTTCATGGTGCATCCGCACGAAGGTCAGCGGTGCGCCGCGCCGTTCCAGTTCATCGGCAATGGCGTCAAAGGTCGGCCCGGCAGTGCCGTTCCCGGCGTTGACCAGGATCTTCATCGGCTTCAAGGCCTGCACATCCACGAAGTCCGCCATGGCCTTGGCATAATCCGCCCGGGCATGGCTGAAATCGGTGACGCTGCCCTTGGTTGCGGGGGCAAAGCTGCCGGATGTCGCCAATTCGATGATCGGCGGCAGTTCGGTCGCCGGATCCAGCGGCGCGGAGCCCCGGCCCACGATCTTCATGCCGTTGTAGTTGATCGGGTTGTGGGACGCCGTGACCTCGATCCCGCCATCGGTGTCGTGGAAGCCAGTGTGGAAATAGACCTCCTCGGTCCCGGCCAGGCCCAGGTCCAGCACGTCTGCCCCGCCGTCGGTCAAACCATCAATCAGCGCCGCCGCCAGTTCGGGCGAGGTGGCGCGGCTGTCGCGGCCCACCACGACGCGTTTCGCCTGGCGGACCTGCGCAAAGGCGCGCCCGATGCGGTAGGCCACGTCGGCGTCCAGGTTCTTGCCCAATTCCCCCCGCACGTCGTAGGCTTTGAAACAGGTGATCTCTCGGGGTCCGAGGTTGCTGCGGTCGGTCATGGGCGCGGATCCTTTATGCGCGAGGTTGGTTCAATCGCTAACAGCTTGGCCCGGATTTTCAAGGCAATGGTCCTTTCGGATCAAGTGACGCCGGGCACCGGCCGCGATAATGGATGGCAAACGCACGGAAGGGCAAAATGGACACAAAATCTTTGATCGCCGCCTATTACGATGCCTTCAACGCGGGCCGCACCGACGATATGCTAGCCCTGCTGCATGACGAGATCGAGCATCATGTGAACGAAGGCGGCATCCGCCGGGGCAAGGCGCTGTTTGCCGATTTCAACGCGCATATGACCGAAAGCTACAAGGAAACCCTGACCGACATGGTGATCTTCGCCAACGAGGCAGGCGACCGGGCGGCGGCGGAATTCGTGGTCAACGGCACCTATCTGAAGACTGACGAGGGTTTGCCGGAAGCCAAGGGCCAGACCTATCGCCTGCCTGCGGGCACCTTCTTCACCATTCGCGACGGCAAGATCGCGCGGGTGACGACCTATTACAACCTGTCCGACTGGATGCGGCAGGTCGGCCAATGACCGTCACGACGCGCGTCCTGACAGGCGAGGCGTTGGCCGCCGCGCTGGAGGATGTCGCGCGTCTGCGCATCCGGGTGTTCCGGGATTTCCCCTATCTTTACGACGGGGACGCCGATTACGAACGCGATTACCTGCGCGCTTATCAGTCGCCGGGCGCGGTGGTCGCGGTGGCGATGGACGGCGAAAAGGTCGTGGGGGCGGCAACCGGTGCGCCTATGGCCGATCATGCCGCCGATTTCGGGGCGGCCTTTGCGGACCGGCCCGAGCCGATGAGCCAGATCTTCTATTGTGCCGAATCGGTGCTGCTGCGCGACTATCGCGGCCTGGGCATAGGGCACGCCTTTTTCGACGCGCGCGAGGCCCATGCCCGCAAGCTTGGCCTGGCCTTCAGCGCCTTTTGCAGCGTGATCCGCCCTGCCGATCATCCGGCCCGGCCTGGCAATTACCGGCCGCTGGACGATTTCTGGCGCAAGCGGGGATATGAACCGCTGCCCGGCGTTACGGCGCGTTTTTCCTGGAAGGATCTGCGCGAGGCGACTGATACCGAAAAAACCCTGCAATTCTGGATGCGCCGCCTGTGAAGATCGCCGCCGCCGCTTATCCCATAGACTGGTTCGACAGCTTCGCGGATTACGAGGCCAAGCTGACCGCCTGGGTCGCTGATGCTGCAGGCGCGGACCTGCTGGTGTTCCCCGAATACGGCGCGATGGAGCTTGCCTCCTTGGGCGGGCGCACGGTGGCCGGCGATCTGGAGGCTTCCCTGCACGAGGTCGCCTGGCATTGGCCACAGGTCCAGGCACTGCATCAGCGGCTGGCGGCGGCCCATGGCTGCCATATCCTGGGCGCGTCAGGTCCGGTGTTCGAGGGTTCGCGCCCGGTCAATCGCGCGGTGCTGTATGGTCCCGAGGGCATCATCGGCCATCAGGACAAGCAGATCATGACCCGATTCGAGCGCGAGGAATGGCACGTGACCGGCGCTTCCGGCCTGCGGGTGTTCGACACGACCCTGGGGCAGATCGGCATCCTGATCTGCTATGACAGCGAATTTCCCCTGTTGGGCCGGGTGCTGGCGCAAGCGGGCGTGGAACTGCTGCTGGTGCCAAGCTGCACGGATACGGTGGCGGGTTTTTCCCGCGTGCGCATCGGCGCCATGGCCCGTGCCCTGGAAAGCCAATGCGTCGTGGTCCAGGCACCCACGGTCGGGGCCTGCGACTGGATGCCCGCCCTGGACGAGAACCGGGGACGCGCGGCGATCTATGGCCCGCCCGATGGCTTCTGGCCGGAAACCGGGATCATCGCGGAAGGCCCGATGGACCAGCCAGGCTGGGTTTTCGCCCAGGTCGATCTGGCCCGGGTCGGGGACAGCCGCCGCAATGGCGCGGTCCTGCCCTTTGCCCATTGGCCCGAAAGCGAGGGCACAAGGCTGACGGACACGGAAACCATTTCTTAACCATTCGCGTTTTATTGGTCATTGGCGCTGTTCATGGCGTCTTTCCGTGCCATATTCCACGGCCATGCTGCATATCACGAACACCATCACCATCGAGGAGTGGGAACTGACCGAACAGTTCACCAGATCCCAGGGACCGGGCGGGCAGAACGTCAACAAGGTCGAAACCGCAGTCGAACTGCGGTTCGAGGCCGCGCGCTCCCCGAACCTGCCCGATGCCGTGAAGCGCCGCCTGGAACGGCTGGCGGGGCGGCGATGGACGCGCGACGGCGCGGTGGTGATCCTGTCCCAGGAAACCCGCAGCCAGGCCCGAAACCGCGACATTGCCCGCGAAAGGCTGGCCGAGCTGATCGGCCGCGCCGCCGAACCCGTCAAGCGCCGGGTCGCCACCAAGCCCACCTGGGGCAGCCAGTTGCGGCGTCTCAAGGCCAAGTCCACGAGGGGAGAGGTCAAGGCCCTGCGCAACCGGATCGAGGACGGCGAATGACCGCGCTGCGCCATTCGCTGGGAATGCTGTTCGGGCGCCGTCCCCCCGCGATGCAGGTTGGCGCCGTCTGCCGCTGCGTCAGGACGGGCGAGGTGGTCCTGGTCACAAGCCGGGGCACGGGCCGCTGGGTGATCCCCAAAGGCTGGCCGATGGAGGGCAAGACCCTGCCCGCCGCTGCCGCCACCGAGGCGTGGGAGGAAGCGGGCATTGAAGGGCGGATGCACGACACCGAACTGGGCCGCTATCGTTACAACAAGGAACAGGACCGGGGCTATTCCGTCCCGGTCGAGGTGCGCGTCTTTCTGATGGATGCCGACAGCCTGCGCGCCGATTTTCCCGAGGCGAAACAACGCAAGCGCCGCTGGTTCAGCCCCCAAGACGCAGCGCGGCACGTCGCCGAACCGGGCCTGCGGGAAATCCTGCTTGCATTGCCGCCCCTGCGCGGCTGACATCGGGGCATGACGACGCCGCCCGACCGCCAATTTGATGTTCTGGACAAGGATTTGCGGCGCATCACCGTCGCGGAATCGGCTCAGTTCCACGCCGTCCGTCCGGTCTTGCGATTGGGCGCCGGCATCCTGCTGGGCGTGGCGCTGATCTTTCTGGCCCTGGGCGTCACCGGGCAACAGCCCGGCCTGATCGCCATCGGCGCAGGGGCCATCGTGGCGGGCTGGCTGGGCTTGTCGATCGGGGCAAACGACATCGCCAACTCGCTTGGTCCCGCCGTGGGCGCGGGGGCGATTGCCATCGGTCCGGGGTTGATCCTGGTGGGCCTGGCGGAAATCGCCGGGGCAACGCTGGCCGGTCATGCGGTCACGCACCGGTTGGCCGACGGGATCGTCCAGATCGCCGTTCTGGAAAGCGGCGCGCGAGGGCAGGTGATGATGCTGGCCGCCCTGATAGGCGCGGCGGCCTGGATCACCATCGCCACGGGGGCCAGCCTGCCGGTCTCGACCTCTCATTCCATCGTCGGGGCGATTGCCGGGGCGGGACTGGCGGCGGCAGGGGTCTCGGCCATGTCCTGGGGCGGCATCCTGGCCATCGCGCTTGCCTGGGTGGTGACCCCCTTTGCGGCGGCGCTACTTGCGGGGGCCTTGCTGGCCCTGCTGCGCATCCGGGTGGCCGAGGCGCCGGATCGCGGCCGGGCTGCAAAGGCCTGGTTGCCCCCCCTGGTCGGCACGATGGTCGGCCTGTTCGTGGCCTATGTCGCGACCCTGCTGCCGGTCTTGCCCCTTCGCCTGCCCGTGGCGCTGCTGCCGGGCGCAATCGCGGGCCTTGCAGTGGCCCTTGTGATGCGCCGCCGCCTGGATCAGGCAATAGCGAAGGGAGAAGGCAAGCCCGGCATGAAGCGCATCCTGCGCCAGCCCCTGTTGTTCGCCGCCGTGATGATGGGTTTCGCCCACGGCGCGGGCGATGCGGGCAATGTCGCGGGTCCGCTGCTGGTGATCCTCACGCCTGCGCAGGCGGGGGCCTTGCAGGTGCCGCTGTCCATGCTGGCACTGGCCGGGGGGATCATCGCGCTTGGGGCGTTTCTGTTCGGCCGCCGCCTTGTCGGCATGGTCAGCGAGGGGATCACCCGCCTGAATGCGGTCCGGGCCTTTTGCATCACGCTGGCCACCGCGATGATCGTGCTGGCCGCGTCGGCGCGCGGGCTGCCGGTGTCATCGACCCATGTGGCCGTAGGCGGGGTCTTTGGCGTGGGCTTTGTGCGGGAAATGCTGGACCGGCGCGGCAACGCCACGCGCACCGCCCCCCTGCCGGCCGAGGAACGCCGCCGCCGAATGCTGATCCGCCGCAGCCATGTCGCCACGATCACCCTGGCCTGGGTGGTCACGGTGCCGATCACGGCGACTTTGGGCGGGTTGTGCTGCCTGGCAATGTTGTGGGTATCGGGGGTCTGACGATCAGACCACGACATCCATCCGGGCCTGCTGGCCCACGTCGAAGACGCGGCGGTAACGCGCGATCTCGTCTGCGGGGCCGGTCGCCTTGGCGGGATTGTCCGACAGCTTGACGGTCGGGCGTCCATCGGCGGACACCGCCTTGCAGACCAGACTGAAGGGCGCCAGCCCGTCGCCCGCCACAAGGCCACGGAAATCGTTGGTCAGCAGCGTGCCCCAGCCGAAGCTGACCTTGACCCGGCCATGGAACTGATGGTGCAGTTCCACGATCTTCTGGACGTCCAGCCCGTCCGAGAAGATCACCAGCTTCTGGCGCGGATCCTCGCCCCGCTCGCGCCACCAGCGGATCGCGGTTTCCGCCCCCGTCGCCGGGTCGCCGCTGTCGATGCGGATGCCGGTCCAGCCCGCCAGCCAGTCCGGGGCGCCCGCCAGGAAGCCTTCGGTCCCATAGGTATCGGGCAGGATCAGCCGCAGGTTACCGTCGTGTTCCTCGTGCCAGTCGGCCAGCACCTCGTAGGGCGCGCGGCGCAATTCCTCGTCCGTGTCGGCCAAGGCAGCATAGACCATCGGCAGTTCATGGGCATTAGTGCCAATGGCCTCGATGTCGCGGCGCATGGCGATCAGGCAGTTCGAGGTGCCGGTGAAGCGTTCGCCCAAGCCCTCGATCATGGCCTGGACCGCCCAGTCCTGCCACAGGAAGCTGTGGCGTCTGCGCGTGCCGAAATCGGCGATCAGCAGGTCGGGCAGGGTGCGCAACACCTCGATCTTTTCCCACAGGCGGGTCATGGCGCGGGCGTAAAGCACCTGCAATTCGAACCGGCCCAGGGTTTCCAGGACGGCGCGGGACCGCAATTCCATCAGGATGGCCAGAGCGGGGATTTCCCACAGCATCACCTCGGGCCAGCGGCCTTCGAAGGTCAATTCATACTGGCCGTCGCGCTTTTCCAGGTGATAGGGGGGCAGGCGCAGGTTTTCCAGGAACTCCATGAAGTCAGGGCGGAACATCTGGCGCTTGCCGTAAAAGGTGTTGCCGCGCAGCCAGGTGCCTTCGCCCCGGGTCAGCGACAGGCCGCGGACGTGATCCAGTTGTTCGCGCAACTCGCCTTCGTCGATCAGGTCGGCCAGGCGGATGTCGGTCGAACGGTTGATCAGGCGGAACCGGACCACCGTGTCGGGGCGGTTGCGAAAGATCGACTGGCACATCAGCAGCTTGTAGAAATCCGTGTCGATCAGCGACCGCACGATGGGGTCGATCTTCCATTTGTGGTTATAGACGCGGGTGGCGATATCGGCCATCGGCTTACTCCAGGGTGACGCCTGCGGCACGCATATCGGTGCGGGCGCGGTCAAGGCTGCCGTTCAGGTCGATGGCCCGGGTGGCGGATTCGATCACGGTGGCCGCAAAGCCCCCCCTGGCCGCGTCCATCGCGCTCCAGGCGACGCAGAAGTCATGGGCAAGGCCCACAAAGGTCAGGTCCAGCAGACCCCTGTCGCGCAGGTACCCGGCAAGCCCCGTGGGCGTCTGATGGTCGTTTTCGAAAAACGCGGAATAGCTGTCGATCTGCGGGCGAAATCCCTTGCGGATCACCAGATCGACGCGCGACAGATCCAGGTCCGGGTGGAAATCCGCGCCCTTTGTGCCGATCACGCAATGGGCAGGCCACAGCACCTGGGGTCCATAGGGCATCTGCGCCACGCTGAACGGTTCCGCCCCCGGATGGTTGGCGGCGAAGCTGGCATGGTTCGCCGGATGCCAGTCCTGCGTCAGGACAACCGCGTCATGATCGGCCATGAGCGCGTTGATGGGATCGACGATTCCGTCCCCACCCGCGACGGCCAAGGCGCCGCCGGGGCAGAAATCGGCCTGCATGTCGATGACGATCAGCGCGCGCGGCATTGCCTTCCCCTTTCCAAGGATGACCATGCCTAGAAACTGCCGGGCACAGGGTCAATGGCTTGCAGAACCGGGCGTTGCTGGCTAAGGCCGCCGATATGCTGACCGTTGCCGCCCTTTATCACTTTACACGCTTTCCCGATCCCGCCGCACTCAAGGGGCCGCTGGCCTCGGTCGCCTGCGCGAACGGCGTGCGCGGCACGCTGCTGCTGGCGGCCGAAGGGATCAACGGCACCATCGCCGGGACGCGGGGCGGCATCGACGCGGTGCTGGCCCATATCCGTGCCCTGCCCGGATGCGGGGCGCTTTCGTGGAAGGAAAGCACGGCGGAGGCGATGCCCTTTGGCAAGATGAAGGTGCGGTTGAAACGCGAGATCGTGTCGATGGGCCAGCCCGACGTCGATCCCCGTGCCGCGGTGGGCCATTATGTCGAGCCTGCTGCCTGGAACGCCCTGATCAGCGCGCCCGATGTGGCCGTGATCGACACCCGCAACGATTACGAGGTTGCCATCGGCACCTTTGCGGGGGCCGTGGATCCAGGCACGCGCAGCTTTCGCGACTTTCCCGCCTGGTGGCAGGCCAATGCGGACCGCTTTGCAGGCAAGCGCGTGGCGATGTTCTGCACCGGCGGCATCCGCTGCGAGAAGTCGACGAACTATTTGCTGTCGCAGGGCGTCACCGACGTGTTCCACCTGAAGGGGGGAATCCTGAAATATCTGGAAGACGTGCCCGAAGGCGACAGCCTGTGGCAGGGCGATTGCTTTGTTTTTGATCAACGGGTCAGCCTGATCCATGGCCTGCAACAAGGCCGCCATGTCCTTTGCCACGCCTGCCGCCGGCCACTTGCCCCCGAGGATCGGGCGCGGCCCGAATACGAGGACGGCGTCTGCTGCCACCGCTGCGTGGATGAATATGACGACGCCGACCGGGAACGGTTCCGGGAACGGCAGCGTCAGTTCCGTCTGGCCGAGGATCGGAAAACCTTGGATCCCGCTTAGAGCGTATTGCGGCTTTCCCGATTCAGGATACCCCTGTGGCTTGATCTGTGATTCCCTGCCTGCATGACAGGTGGAGGGATGATATGGGCAGACCGCATCCTATGGCGCTCCGAGAGCGCGTTGTGGCGTTTGTGGAGGAAGGGAACTCGCACCGTTCAGCCGCTGCGCGGTTCCGGGTTTCGGTGAAGTTCGTCAACGACATGGTGATCCTGAAGCGCGAGACGGGCGGGTTAGCTCCGCGTGCCCAAGGCCATGGTGGTGGTCATGGCAAATTGGTTGGTGTGGGGGACTGGATCACCGCGCGCATGAAGGCGAAGCCCGATCTGACGCTGAACGACCTGGTCGGCGAACTTGCGGATCATCACGGCATCGCCATTCACCGTGTCTCGGTTTGGCGGTTTTTGCGCGGTCTCGGGCTGACACACAAAAAAAGACCTGCAAGCCCTCGAGCAGAAGCGGCCTGAGATCCGGCAGGCACGCCATATCTGGATCACACGACGCCAACCGTTCATGCGCAGCGCGTTGACGCGCCTTGGTTTCATCGACGAGACGTCGCTGAAGACGAACATGGCCAAGACCACCGGATGGTCTCCAAAAGGCGCGCGCCTTGTCGACCATGCGCCCTTCGGCCACTGGAACACCCAGACCTTCATCGCCGCCCTGCGCCATGACCGGCTGGATGCGCCCTGGGTGATCGACGGTGCCATGAACCGCGAACTGTTCGAGCTCTATGTCGAAACCCAACTGGCCCCGACACTGCGACCCGGCGATGTGATCATTCTGGATAACCTGTCATCGCACAAGAGTCCCAAGGCAGCGGCGACTATGAGCGCCGTTGGCGCGTGGTTCTTGTTCTTGCCTCCCTACAGTCCGGATCTGAACCCGATCGAGATGGCCTTCGCAAAGCTCAAGGCCCTGATCCGGAGAGCCGCCGCGCGAACCTACGAGGCTCTCTGGCACGCCGTCGGGCAGGTCTGCGATCTTTTCACCGATGAGGAATGCTACAATTTCTTCAAAGCCGCCGGATATGAAACCGATTAGACGCAACGCGCTCTAGCGGGGGTTTTGCACCCCCGCACCCCCGCAGGATATTTCCCCCAGGCAAAGAGCCGCTGTTTCCCCGGCCTGTGGCCTGTGTGTCACAGGAAAACCGCTGCAGGTGACCTGGGCAGCGCCCCCTTATCGCCCCGTCCCCAGGCCCCCCGCTGAAATCGCGGCCATGTTGAGGATGTCGTTCACCGTCGAGGTGGTCGAGCAAAGCTGGATCGATTGCGGCACGCCGGTCAGGATCGGGCCGATCACGGTGGCCCCGGCCATTTCCTGCATCAGCTTCACGCTGATCGATGCAGAGTGGCGGGCGGGCACGA harbors:
- a CDS encoding IS630 family transposase (programmed frameshift); amino-acid sequence: MGRPHPMALRERVVAFVEEGNSHRSAAARFRVSVKFVNDMVILKRETGGLAPRAQGHGGGHGKLVGVGDWITARMKAKPDLTLNDLVGELADHHGIAIHRVSVWRFLRGLGLTHKKDLQALEQKRPEIRQARHIWITRRQPFMRSALTRLGFIDETSLKTNMAKTTGWSPKGARLVDHAPFGHWNTQTFIAALRHDRLDAPWVIDGAMNRELFELYVETQLAPTLRPGDVIILDNLSSHKSPKAAATMSAVGAWFLFLPPYSPDLNPIEMAFAKLKALIRRAAARTYEALWHAVGQVCDLFTDEECYNFFKAAGYETD